From a region of the bacterium genome:
- a CDS encoding right-handed parallel beta-helix repeat-containing protein: MRTAVVVSIILAAFAMLPMVVLAQPTVTISTDDDTYQSGDTIEVSLSAQNFDDAMSVAVYIGLLGSDGDIYTLQFEGWSDRIEPWIPEIWVPCRFNMNCTAYWWFDVPCLMPPIVDEALYHFVAGLTRSGTFEFVCDISYAPFEVRYGPPTDCYVDAEDGDDSNDGSEGAPWQTITHGLDSVTGTEDYPVTIHVGAGTYAESTNGETFPLSMESWVSLSGEHRDTTVLDAEGQAYHVISCEDVNNFTIENLTISGGKAEGPSNSDQSGGGIACSFSSPTISNNRITGNLAAYGAGIYCWESSPTISNNKITANRARDDWAYLAGYGGGIYYRNSSPIIANNRISGNWATYYGGGIDCTSSSAAISNNRISWNTADSGGGICCKDGSAAILNNTFIGNRATVGAGICSCNNSSLDIESNTIVWNMARDGGGIVCKEDSSAAIIDCIIWGNGDDLFNCSASYCCIQDSDSGTGNISDYPMFGIGPLGDYYLDPDSPCIDTGSQSASAAGLSNRTTQADGTPDTGTVDMGFHYPIP; this comes from the coding sequence ATGAGAACAGCGGTTGTTGTATCTATTATCCTTGCAGCCTTTGCGATGCTGCCTATGGTAGTTCTGGCGCAGCCAACGGTAACTATCTCCACGGACGACGATACATATCAATCCGGTGACACGATCGAGGTGAGTCTGTCCGCCCAGAACTTCGACGACGCCATGAGTGTGGCAGTGTATATTGGCCTGTTGGGTTCTGATGGTGACATATATACGTTGCAGTTCGAGGGCTGGAGCGACCGGATTGAGCCGTGGATACCTGAGATTTGGGTCCCATGTCGCTTCAACATGAACTGCACGGCCTACTGGTGGTTCGATGTGCCGTGCCTCATGCCGCCGATTGTGGACGAAGCCCTGTATCATTTCGTTGCTGGACTCACGCGCTCCGGGACGTTTGAGTTCGTCTGCGATATAAGCTATGCGCCGTTCGAGGTTCGGTATGGCCCTCCGACGGACTGCTATGTGGATGCAGAGGACGGAGACGACTCGAATGACGGCTCAGAAGGCGCTCCCTGGCAGACCATCACGCATGGATTGGACTCCGTGACAGGAACAGAGGACTATCCGGTGACGATCCACGTTGGTGCCGGCACCTATGCTGAGAGTACTAATGGTGAGACGTTCCCGCTAAGCATGGAGAGCTGGGTGTCCCTGTCTGGCGAGCACCGAGACACGACAGTTCTGGACGCTGAAGGCCAAGCTTACCATGTGATCTCGTGCGAAGATGTAAACAACTTCACTATCGAGAATCTGACGATATCTGGTGGGAAAGCCGAGGGCCCATCAAACAGTGATCAGTCGGGAGGTGGAATAGCATGTTCGTTCAGTTCCCCGACAATTTCAAACAATAGGATCACTGGCAACCTGGCAGCCTACGGTGCGGGGATATACTGCTGGGAGAGTTCACCGACGATTTCAAACAACAAGATCACCGCAAACAGGGCAAGAGATGATTGGGCATATTTGGCGGGCTATGGTGGCGGGATATACTACCGCAACAGTTCGCCGATAATCGCAAACAACAGGATCAGTGGCAATTGGGCGACGTATTATGGTGGTGGGATAGACTGCACGTCTAGTTCAGCCGCAATCTCAAATAACAGGATTAGCTGGAACACGGCCGATAGCGGTGGAGGTATTTGCTGCAAAGATGGTTCAGCGGCGATTCTAAACAACACGTTTATAGGCAACAGAGCCACCGTTGGTGCCGGAATATGCTCCTGCAATAACAGTTCACTGGATATTGAAAGTAATACTATCGTTTGGAACATGGCAAGAGATGGTGGCGGGATAGTGTGCAAGGAGGACAGTTCGGCAGCGATAATCGACTGCATCATCTGGGGCAATGGCGACGACCTGTTTAACTGTTCGGCGAGCTATTGTTGCATACAGGACAGCGATTCAGGCACTGGCAACATCTCCGACTACCCGATGTTCGGCATCGGCCCGTTGGGCGATTACTACCTCGATCCTGACAGCCCGTGCATTGACACCGGAAGTCAATCCGCCAGCGCAGCGGGGCTTTCAAATCGCACGACGCAGGCGGACGGCACGCCCGACACGGGCACGGTCGATATGGGATTCCACTACCCTATTCCGTGA
- a CDS encoding mechanosensitive ion channel domain-containing protein, translated as MISDAFNWWCLRASPQGKVLVSIILIAVFVLLRMLVLSLIHQRVTDTTVAYIWRRRTTSLVTVLVIVLLAWLWSDTFHSVATLLGLVAAALVLALKDLVANMAGWLLIHSRRLFRVGDRIEVSGHAGDVIDIRLFEFTLIEVGNWVDADQSSGRLIHVPNGKVLTEPLANYTKDFNYIWNELSVVITFESKWQKVKSILEEIATRVLADTSQDARRQLKKAAQRYMIFFRNLTPIVYIKVQDNGVRLTIRYLTRPRERRTTEHQLWEEILSRFAEHDDIELAYPTVRYYSRGEIERQAPRRGDSSSEDGQGSGKRGKAQS; from the coding sequence ATGATCTCGGACGCGTTCAATTGGTGGTGCTTGCGGGCCTCCCCTCAGGGCAAGGTCCTCGTATCGATCATCTTGATCGCCGTTTTTGTCTTGCTGCGGATGCTTGTTCTCAGTCTAATACACCAGCGTGTTACCGACACGACTGTGGCCTACATCTGGCGTCGGAGAACAACGTCTCTGGTTACGGTGTTAGTCATAGTGCTGCTGGCCTGGCTCTGGTCGGACACGTTTCATTCAGTAGCGACGCTTCTGGGGCTAGTGGCGGCAGCCCTTGTGCTTGCACTGAAAGACCTAGTCGCAAATATGGCCGGTTGGCTGTTAATCCACTCAAGGCGGCTGTTCAGAGTGGGGGACAGGATCGAGGTCTCGGGCCATGCTGGCGACGTCATCGATATCAGGCTGTTCGAGTTCACGCTAATTGAGGTGGGCAACTGGGTTGACGCGGACCAGAGCTCCGGGCGGCTCATCCACGTGCCTAACGGCAAGGTCCTCACCGAGCCACTCGCGAACTACACAAAGGACTTCAATTATATATGGAACGAGCTTTCTGTCGTTATCACCTTCGAGAGCAAGTGGCAGAAGGTCAAGTCGATTCTTGAAGAAATAGCGACCCGCGTGCTCGCCGACACGTCGCAGGACGCCAGGAGACAGCTCAAGAAGGCGGCACAGCGCTACATGATATTCTTCCGCAATCTGACGCCGATTGTCTATATCAAGGTTCAGGACAACGGCGTTAGGCTGACAATCCGCTACCTGACGCGGCCCAGGGAGCGTAGGACAACCGAGCACCAATTGTGGGAGGAGATACTCTCAAGGTTTGCGGAGCACGACGACATCGAGCTTGCGTATCCTACCGTGCGATACTACAGCCGGGGCGAGATCGAGAGGCAGGCGCCGAGGCGAGGCGATTCCTCGAGTGAAGATGGACAGGGCTCAGGGAAACGGGGCAAGGCCCAGTCCTGA
- the thiC gene encoding phosphomethylpyrimidine synthase ThiC, with protein sequence MTQITEARRGHTTPEMLQVAREETLDPEVIRDRVASGHIVIPCNTAREHRRLCGIGTGLTTKVNANVGTSTDRIDVEQEVQKVRVAIEAGADTVMDLSTGGDLRAVRKAVLRVSDVIVGTVPIYDAAVLAARSREGVVHMTPDDMFDAIETHCQDGVDFITVHCGVTLDVVQTMIDQGRSTDIVSRGGAFLASWMLFNEQESPLYEQFDRLLSIAKKYDVCLSLGDGLRPGSLADSTDRGQIAELLRIGELHKRALEAEVQCMIEGPGHIPISEIEANVILEKKLCDGAPFYVLGPLVTDIAAGWDHITCAIGGAIAAAAGADYLCYVTPSEHLALPTVEDVRAGVIATKIAAHAADIAKGVPGAMDRDRKMAEARGKLDWEGQKKVSLDPSRFERIRGSSRPHVDDVCTMCGEYCAIKGLRSLLKKDRK encoded by the coding sequence ATGACGCAGATAACTGAGGCGCGGAGGGGACACACAACCCCTGAGATGCTCCAGGTGGCTAGGGAGGAGACCCTGGACCCTGAGGTGATAAGGGACCGTGTCGCATCCGGCCACATCGTAATTCCGTGCAACACAGCCCGCGAACACAGAAGGTTGTGCGGGATAGGCACTGGTCTGACAACCAAGGTCAACGCCAACGTCGGCACCTCCACGGACCGTATCGACGTCGAGCAAGAGGTGCAGAAGGTCAGGGTCGCTATTGAGGCGGGCGCTGACACAGTGATGGACCTGAGCACAGGGGGCGATCTTCGCGCGGTCAGGAAAGCGGTGCTGCGAGTGAGCGACGTCATCGTTGGCACGGTTCCCATCTATGATGCGGCGGTCTTGGCTGCCCGTTCGAGAGAGGGCGTGGTCCACATGACGCCGGACGATATGTTCGATGCGATCGAGACCCACTGCCAGGACGGCGTTGATTTCATTACCGTTCACTGCGGAGTTACTTTGGACGTCGTTCAGACGATGATAGACCAGGGGCGTTCGACGGACATAGTCAGCAGGGGTGGGGCGTTTCTGGCCAGCTGGATGCTCTTCAACGAACAGGAGAGCCCCTTGTATGAGCAGTTCGACCGCCTGCTGTCCATAGCCAAGAAATACGACGTCTGTTTGAGTCTCGGCGACGGCCTAAGGCCCGGCTCGCTGGCCGACTCCACGGACCGCGGCCAGATAGCGGAGCTTCTAAGGATCGGAGAGCTGCATAAACGAGCGCTCGAGGCCGAGGTCCAGTGCATGATCGAGGGCCCAGGCCACATTCCCATCTCGGAGATTGAGGCGAACGTCATACTCGAGAAGAAGCTGTGCGATGGTGCGCCCTTCTACGTGCTTGGCCCCCTTGTTACGGACATCGCTGCCGGCTGGGACCACATAACCTGCGCCATTGGCGGGGCGATTGCGGCAGCTGCGGGCGCGGACTATCTCTGCTACGTAACGCCGTCAGAGCACCTGGCTTTGCCGACGGTTGAGGATGTTCGCGCGGGCGTCATAGCCACCAAGATAGCGGCACATGCAGCGGATATAGCGAAGGGCGTTCCGGGCGCCATGGACAGGGACCGCAAAATGGCCGAGGCGAGGGGCAAGCTTGACTGGGAGGGGCAAAAAAAGGTGTCGCTTGACCCGAGTCGGTTCGAGAGGATCAGGGGCTCATCGCGGCCGCATGTCGATGATGTGTGCACAATGTGCGGTGAGTACTGTGCCATAAAGGGCTTAAGGTCCTTGCTGAAAAAGGATAGGAAGTAG
- a CDS encoding hydroxymethylpyrimidine/phosphomethylpyrimidine kinase has protein sequence MDRAQGNGARPSPDVPTDMPETDRGAAGKRCVLSFAGLDNTAGAGLLADIKTFELFDLYGLGVPTAITVQTPDSVLEVSCCSAGRMRRSLETMLGSCKVLGIKTGLLCDEAAIDVLSSALRSRFEGILIVDPVLHSSDGKQLITPRGRLAMSENLFLMADVITPNIDEAGLLARRTIKSRADVHDCAKRLCQMGPKSVVITGSGRFGGEDFFFDGSEGYFIPGQTGLASSVEKVSVHGTGCFYSASLLSLLVLGKGLREAATKAKFLTEKAILTSLELEGQRSRLIDHSAVRQFILECV, from the coding sequence ATGGACAGGGCTCAGGGAAACGGGGCAAGGCCCAGTCCTGACGTGCCGACCGACATGCCGGAAACCGATCGCGGCGCGGCGGGCAAGCGCTGTGTCCTCTCTTTTGCGGGACTGGACAACACCGCCGGTGCGGGACTTTTGGCAGACATCAAGACGTTCGAGCTTTTCGACCTTTATGGCCTTGGCGTTCCCACGGCGATCACTGTTCAGACGCCAGATTCGGTCCTGGAGGTGTCGTGCTGTAGCGCTGGGCGGATGCGGAGGTCGCTCGAGACAATGCTCGGTTCATGTAAGGTGCTGGGCATCAAGACGGGGCTTCTCTGCGACGAGGCAGCTATCGACGTGCTCTCGAGCGCGCTGAGAAGTCGGTTCGAGGGCATTCTCATCGTGGACCCGGTCCTCCATTCATCGGACGGCAAGCAATTGATAACGCCTCGTGGAAGGCTTGCGATGAGCGAGAATCTTTTTCTTATGGCAGACGTCATCACGCCCAACATCGATGAGGCCGGCCTTCTCGCTAGGCGGACAATCAAGAGCCGAGCGGACGTCCACGATTGCGCCAAAAGGCTCTGCCAAATGGGTCCCAAGTCCGTTGTGATCACTGGCAGCGGGCGCTTTGGCGGTGAGGACTTTTTCTTTGATGGCTCCGAAGGCTACTTCATCCCGGGCCAGACCGGGCTCGCCTCGTCGGTCGAGAAGGTTTCCGTCCATGGGACTGGCTGTTTCTACTCCGCGTCCCTGCTCTCGCTGCTCGTGCTCGGCAAGGGTCTCCGTGAAGCTGCAACGAAGGCCAAATTCCTGACCGAGAAGGCGATCCTCACGTCCCTCGAACTTGAGGGCCAAAGGTCGCGGCTCATTGACCACTCCGCGGTTCGGCAGTTCATTTTAGAGTGTGTCTGA
- a CDS encoding MTH1187 family thiamine-binding protein, producing the protein MVVCSVTVVPLGTGSPSLSRFVAKSLRVLNESGLKYQLTPMATVIEGELDEVLAVAGKMHSSLFSDEVVRVATTIKIDERRDKQLTMDGKVAAVKSKL; encoded by the coding sequence ATGGTAGTCTGCTCTGTAACAGTTGTTCCGTTAGGCACGGGGTCCCCCAGCCTCAGCCGGTTCGTCGCCAAAAGCCTGCGTGTGCTGAATGAAAGCGGGCTTAAGTATCAGCTGACGCCGATGGCGACCGTCATTGAGGGCGAGCTCGACGAGGTCCTTGCGGTTGCGGGCAAGATGCACAGCTCGCTCTTCTCCGACGAGGTTGTGCGTGTGGCCACCACGATCAAGATAGACGAGCGTCGCGACAAGCAGCTGACGATGGATGGCAAGGTTGCTGCGGTCAAGAGCAAGCTCTGA